The following proteins are co-located in the Candidatus Spechtbacterales bacterium genome:
- a CDS encoding cyclic-phosphate processing receiver domain-containing protein yields MFVWLDDMRDPKVFAPGGLMDRDDASWREIEPERDWVWVRNKTELEELFNSTEGRMEIMSFDHDLGFGEPTGYDIIKWLADKHLDRYPRESRFHTANPIGRDNMEAYDKNVRKHLLNE; encoded by the coding sequence ATGTTTGTTTGGCTGGATGATATGAGAGATCCAAAGGTCTTTGCTCCCGGTGGGTTGATGGATCGGGATGACGCCAGTTGGCGCGAGATAGAACCCGAGCGTGACTGGGTCTGGGTGCGAAACAAGACAGAGTTGGAAGAGCTTTTCAATTCTACCGAAGGCAGAATGGAGATAATGAGTTTTGACCACGACTTAGGTTTCGGGGAGCCTACCGGATACGACATTATCAAGTGGCTTGCAGACAAGCATCTGGATAGATATCCGCGGGAAAGCCGATTCCATACCGCCAATCCTATTGGCAGAGACAACATGGAAGCGTATGACAAAAACGTACGCAAGCACCTTCTCAACGAGTAA
- the glyA gene encoding serine hydroxymethyltransferase, producing the protein MLENTDPEILKINKAEEKRQLETISLIASENYVSPAVREASSSVFTNKYSEGYPDARYYPGNKNVDEIEKLAQKRALELFNLDGSDWAVNVQPYSGSPANFAVYTALLDTRDKALGMALPAGGHLTHGHKVSDSGKYFNFIQYGITDNGVIDYEEVERLAQEHKPKLIVCGTSAYSQILDFARFSTIAKRIDALLMVDMAHIAGLIAGGVHPSPFGYCDIVTTTTHKTLRGPRGAMIFSKGEELSKKIDKAVFPGLQGGPHNQTTLALAVALKEASTPEFKNYAEQITKNAKLLAQELKDKGYDIVSGGTQNHMFLVDMTNKGLSGGESEILLEQNGITANRNTIPNDTRKPMDPSGIRIGTPAVTTRGMKEDEMKIIAGFIDKTLKGEDVCKEVKELALKFPPPGF; encoded by the coding sequence ATGCTTGAAAACACAGACCCTGAAATACTCAAAATAAATAAAGCGGAGGAAAAGCGCCAGTTGGAAACAATAAGCTTAATCGCTTCCGAAAACTATGTCTCCCCCGCAGTGCGAGAGGCATCTTCTTCTGTTTTTACAAACAAATACTCCGAAGGATATCCGGACGCACGATATTATCCGGGAAACAAAAATGTGGATGAAATTGAAAAACTTGCGCAAAAAAGAGCGTTGGAGCTTTTTAACTTAGATGGCAGTGACTGGGCTGTAAACGTTCAACCCTATTCCGGAAGTCCGGCAAATTTTGCGGTGTACACAGCCCTCCTGGACACCCGGGATAAAGCGCTCGGAATGGCTTTGCCCGCAGGCGGGCATTTAACTCACGGGCACAAGGTTTCCGATTCAGGAAAATATTTTAATTTTATACAATACGGCATTACAGATAACGGTGTGATAGACTATGAAGAAGTAGAAAGATTAGCACAAGAACATAAACCAAAATTGATAGTTTGTGGCACAAGCGCGTATTCACAGATACTTGATTTTGCAAGGTTTTCTACTATCGCAAAAAGGATAGACGCGCTCCTTATGGTTGATATGGCGCATATTGCAGGACTTATCGCCGGAGGGGTGCACCCCTCCCCTTTTGGATACTGTGATATTGTGACCACAACCACACACAAAACTCTCCGCGGTCCGAGGGGTGCCATGATATTTTCCAAAGGAGAAGAGCTTTCCAAAAAAATAGATAAGGCAGTATTTCCCGGTCTTCAGGGAGGGCCACACAACCAGACAACACTCGCCCTTGCTGTGGCGTTGAAAGAAGCGTCCACGCCTGAATTTAAGAATTACGCGGAACAGATAACCAAAAATGCTAAACTACTCGCTCAAGAATTAAAAGATAAAGGATATGATATAGTTTCAGGAGGAACGCAAAATCATATGTTTCTTGTTGATATGACAAATAAGGGCTTAAGTGGAGGAGAGAGTGAAATATTATTGGAACAGAATGGCATCACAGCAAACAGAAACACAATACCGAATGATACGAGAAAACCCATGGACCCCTCCGGCATAAGAATAGGCACACCCGCGGTTACAACGAGAGGGATGAAGGAAGATGAGATGAAGATAATAGCGGGGTTTATTGATAAAACTTTGAAGGGTGAGGATGTTTGTAAAGAAGTTAAAGAATTGGCGCTGAAGTTTCCTCCACCCGGGTTTTAA
- the miaA gene encoding tRNA (adenosine(37)-N6)-dimethylallyltransferase MiaA, with protein sequence MAKLIVIVGPTASGKSDLAVFLALRLSSVQARKKYGIEGAEIISADSRQVYKYMNIGTGKITKKEMKGIPHYMLDVAHPSRQFTVAQYKKSVEKIIRDIQKRGKVPILVGGTGFYIDSVVYDMDFPEVKANKKLRHKLEKLSAEELFEILKKKDAKRAKTIESKNKRRLIRALEIVEELGKVPENNYLTYFHGRGNMSDSNTLIIGIKVEKELLHKRIEKRLDARLNEGPSTGSGQDMIEEVRKLREEVGVSWKRLENFGLEYRWIAKFLQDKISKEEMQEELARDIKRYARRQMVWFKRNKDIKWIELESKKQSRPQSSRGSSIPNVLGLEEEAEKLINNFLY encoded by the coding sequence AGCCAGCGGCAAGAGTGATCTTGCTGTTTTTTTAGCCCTTCGGTTAAGCTCAGTGCAAGCCCGGAAAAAATATGGGATAGAAGGAGCTGAGATAATTTCAGCGGATTCGAGGCAGGTTTATAAGTACATGAATATCGGGACAGGGAAAATAACAAAGAAAGAAATGAAGGGCATCCCCCACTATATGCTGGATGTAGCACACCCAAGCCGGCAGTTTACAGTAGCGCAATATAAAAAAAGTGTGGAAAAAATAATCCGCGACATTCAAAAACGAGGCAAGGTGCCAATCTTGGTTGGCGGAACAGGTTTTTATATAGATAGCGTAGTTTATGATATGGACTTTCCAGAGGTTAAAGCGAATAAAAAATTACGCCACAAACTTGAAAAATTATCGGCGGAAGAACTTTTTGAAATACTAAAGAAAAAAGATGCCAAGCGGGCGAAAACTATAGAGAGTAAGAACAAAAGAAGGTTAATAAGAGCTTTGGAAATAGTGGAGGAACTTGGTAAGGTTCCTGAAAATAACTATCTGACATATTTCCACGGTCGTGGAAATATGTCAGATAGCAATACGTTAATTATTGGTATAAAAGTTGAAAAAGAGCTACTGCATAAACGTATTGAAAAACGTCTTGATGCTCGGCTTAATGAGGGCCCTTCGACAGGCTCAGGACAAGATATGATTGAGGAAGTAAGAAAACTGCGGGAAGAAGTTGGCGTCAGTTGGAAACGGCTTGAAAACTTTGGTTTAGAATATAGATGGATAGCAAAATTTTTGCAGGACAAAATTTCAAAAGAAGAAATGCAGGAAGAGTTAGCGCGCGATATAAAGCGTTATGCAAGGCGGCAAATGGTGTGGTTCAAGCGCAATAAAGATATTAAATGGATTGAATTAGAATCAAAAAAACAGTCCCGACCGCAAAGCAGTCGTGGATCCTCGATACCAAATGTATTGGGACTTGAAGAAGAAGCTGAAAAATTGATAAATAATTTTTTGTATTGA